The following proteins come from a genomic window of Mariniflexile sp. TRM1-10:
- a CDS encoding mechanosensitive ion channel family protein: MTQEFKMIAAAVAKSSFWNDIKAFLNKHFDFSESISISVKDILIIITVIFITTFVLRIVLRIITRKLPEDDKGKFNVVFGYFRWLIYLLILLVTLHGVGVDVTAVFAASAALMIGIGLALQTLFQDIISGVFILIDQTVHVGDIIELEGKIGRVEEIKLRTTRAVTIDNKVLIIPNHLYLENSLYNWTQNGFDTRESVEVGVAYGSDVQLVKKLLIEAAAVNKDVLYKDDIAVRFTNFGDSSLDFKVIFTISDSFNANAIRSDVRFEIDRLFRENNISIPFPQRDIHIIQKPDQSVSLRLDQSEFNTNLSKD, encoded by the coding sequence ATGACGCAGGAATTTAAAATGATAGCAGCAGCGGTTGCCAAGAGTTCTTTTTGGAATGACATAAAAGCATTCCTTAATAAGCATTTCGATTTTAGCGAAAGTATCAGCATTTCGGTAAAAGATATTTTAATAATTATAACCGTTATTTTTATTACAACTTTTGTTTTAAGAATTGTTTTAAGAATAATTACACGAAAACTGCCAGAAGATGACAAAGGCAAGTTTAATGTGGTTTTTGGATATTTTAGATGGCTGATTTATTTGCTTATTTTACTTGTGACCTTGCATGGTGTAGGTGTAGATGTTACGGCAGTTTTTGCAGCATCTGCAGCGTTAATGATAGGTATTGGTTTAGCATTACAAACGCTGTTTCAAGATATTATTTCTGGGGTATTTATTTTAATAGACCAAACAGTGCATGTAGGCGATATTATTGAATTAGAAGGGAAAATAGGGCGGGTTGAAGAGATAAAATTAAGAACGACAAGAGCCGTAACCATAGATAATAAGGTATTGATAATCCCTAACCATTTATATTTAGAAAACAGTCTTTATAATTGGACACAAAATGGCTTTGATACTAGAGAATCTGTAGAAGTTGGAGTTGCTTATGGCAGCGATGTGCAATTGGTAAAGAAGCTGTTAATTGAAGCAGCAGCTGTAAATAAAGACGTTTTGTATAAAGATGATATTGCTGTACGGTTTACTAATTTTGGTGATAGTTCTCTAGATTTTAAAGTTATTTTTACCATAAGTGATAGTTTTAATGCTAATGCTATAAGAAGTGACGTTAGGTTTGAAATAGATCGACTATTTAGAGAAAATAACATTAGTATTCCATTTCCTCAACGTGATATTCATATCATTCAAAAACCAGATCAAAGCGTGAGTCTGAGATTGGATCAATCGGAGTTTAATACCAATTTGAGCAAAGATTAA
- a CDS encoding sigma-54-dependent transcriptional regulator, with the protein MPKILIIEDEAAIRRVLVKILSEENESYQVEEAEDGLAGLEKIKNDDFDLILCDIKMPKVDGVEVLEATKKIKPEIPIVMISGHGDLDTAVNTMRLGAFDYISKPPDLNRLLNTVRNALDRKELVVENKLLKKKVSKNFEMIGESAAISHIKDIIEKVAQTDARVLITGPNGTGKELVAHWLHQKSERANGPMIEVNCAAIPSELIESELFGHVKGAFTSAVKDRAGKFEAANGGTIFLDEIGDMSLSAQAKVLRALQESRIQRVGSDKDIKVNVRVVAATNKDLKKEISEGRFREDLYHRLAVILIQVPPLNDRRDDIPLLVNHFAEKIAAEQGTAKKVFSDKAIKLLQDYDWTGNIRELRNVVERLIILGGAEVSETDVKLFASK; encoded by the coding sequence ATGCCTAAAATATTAATTATAGAAGACGAAGCTGCCATAAGACGCGTGCTTGTTAAAATTCTTTCAGAAGAAAACGAATCGTACCAAGTTGAAGAAGCCGAAGATGGATTAGCAGGTTTAGAGAAAATTAAAAATGACGATTTCGATTTGATTCTTTGTGATATCAAAATGCCAAAAGTGGATGGTGTTGAGGTTTTAGAGGCTACAAAAAAAATAAAGCCAGAAATACCTATTGTGATGATTTCCGGTCATGGCGATTTAGATACCGCTGTTAATACTATGCGGTTAGGCGCATTTGATTATATATCAAAACCACCTGATTTAAACAGGTTACTTAACACCGTTAGAAACGCGTTGGATAGAAAAGAACTGGTTGTTGAAAATAAATTGCTTAAAAAGAAGGTCAGTAAAAATTTTGAAATGATTGGAGAAAGTGCTGCGATCTCCCATATAAAAGACATCATTGAAAAAGTAGCCCAAACCGATGCACGTGTGCTTATTACGGGCCCTAATGGAACAGGGAAAGAGTTGGTAGCACATTGGTTGCATCAAAAAAGTGAACGTGCTAATGGACCAATGATTGAGGTGAACTGTGCTGCCATCCCAAGCGAACTCATTGAAAGCGAGTTGTTTGGTCATGTAAAAGGTGCTTTTACAAGTGCTGTAAAAGACAGGGCGGGAAAATTTGAAGCAGCCAACGGCGGTACTATTTTTTTAGACGAAATAGGCGATATGAGTTTGTCTGCCCAAGCCAAAGTATTGCGAGCGTTACAAGAAAGTCGTATACAACGCGTAGGTAGCGATAAAGATATAAAAGTGAATGTTCGTGTGGTTGCAGCCACCAATAAAGATTTAAAAAAAGAAATTTCCGAAGGCAGATTTCGTGAAGATTTATACCACCGACTAGCTGTTATTTTAATACAAGTACCGCCATTAAATGATAGGCGTGATGACATTCCATTGCTGGTGAATCACTTTGCAGAAAAAATTGCAGCAGAACAAGGTACGGCCAAAAAAGTATTTTCAGATAAAGCTATAAAGTTACTTCAAGATTACGATTGGACAGGTAATATCCGAGAACTTCGTAATGTGGTAGAGCGTTTAATTATTTTAGGCGGCGCCGAAGTAAGTGAAACCGACGTGAAATTATTTGCATCAAAATAA
- a CDS encoding PPK2 family polyphosphate kinase, with protein MKNFSPEDFKVTSKISLKNSPTKRVIDKAEDQLEDLRKKLGKLQDTMYAHGKYAVLVCLQGMDTSGKDSLIREVFKEFNVRGVVVHSFKVPTALELNHDYLWRHYIALPERGKFGVFNRTHYENVLVTRVHPEYILGENIPTVNTVQDIDDAFWDARFEQINNFEKHVANNGTIIFKFFLNLSKEEQKYRLLRRLDKQEKNWKFSPDDLKERKLWDNYQACYEDAINRTSKPHAPWYTIPADDKDSARYMVAKIMYDTLIKYTDIQEPELDDKIKAKMSLYRQELESE; from the coding sequence ATGAAAAATTTCTCACCCGAAGATTTCAAGGTAACCTCAAAAATATCTTTAAAAAATAGCCCAACAAAACGAGTAATTGATAAAGCAGAAGACCAATTAGAAGACCTAAGAAAAAAATTAGGGAAACTTCAGGACACGATGTATGCCCATGGTAAGTATGCCGTATTGGTGTGTTTACAAGGCATGGATACTTCGGGTAAAGATAGTTTAATACGTGAGGTGTTTAAAGAGTTTAATGTAAGGGGCGTGGTGGTGCATAGTTTTAAAGTGCCTACAGCATTAGAGCTAAACCATGATTATTTATGGAGGCATTATATAGCGCTTCCAGAACGAGGTAAGTTTGGTGTTTTTAATAGAACACACTACGAAAATGTGCTGGTAACTAGAGTGCACCCTGAATATATTTTAGGTGAAAACATTCCGACTGTTAATACGGTACAAGATATTGATGATGCTTTTTGGGATGCCCGTTTTGAACAAATAAATAATTTTGAAAAGCATGTAGCCAACAATGGTACGATTATTTTCAAGTTCTTTTTAAACCTTTCCAAAGAAGAACAAAAATACAGGTTGCTTCGTCGCTTAGATAAACAAGAGAAAAACTGGAAATTTTCTCCAGATGATTTAAAAGAACGCAAGCTGTGGGATAACTACCAAGCTTGTTATGAAGATGCCATTAACAGAACATCTAAACCGCATGCGCCTTGGTATACCATTCCAGCCGATGACAAAGATTCTGCACGTTACATGGTTGCAAAAATTATGTACGATACTTTAATAAAATATACCGATATACAAGAACCGGAATTAGACGATAAAATAAAAGCAAAAATGTCTTTGTACAGGCAAGAGTTAGAAAGTGAGTGA
- a CDS encoding M20/M25/M40 family metallo-hydrolase, protein MKRTFTVLCCFFILIGNAQTDEAVIKNIYNTSLTNGKSYDWLKHLSIQIGSRLSGSLGAERAVAYTKEELEKLGLDKVWLQPVMVPRWVRGAKEYAYIETALGKTNTVNICALGGSVATPTLGIKANVVEVKNFEELEALGKTNIEGKVVFYNRPMQANLISAFDAYGGCVNQRYQGAVEAAKYGAIGVIVRSMNLRLDNLPHTGSMTYDNLPVEKRIPAAAISTNDAEILSTMLQLDKNIKIYFKQNCKQLADVQSYNVIGEITGSQFPNEYITVGGHLDSWDLGDGSHDDGAGVVQSMDVLRLLKENGIKPKRSIRVVLFMNEENGLRGANKYAEEAKQKGENHVFALESDAGGFTPRGFSFDCSDANFNQVLSWQHLFKPYLIHYFEKGGSGADVGPLKTEKNVLAGLRPDSQRYFDHHHASNDTFDAVNKRELELGAATMASLVYLFDKYGLK, encoded by the coding sequence ATGAAAAGAACTTTTACAGTACTATGCTGTTTTTTTATTTTAATAGGAAATGCCCAAACCGATGAGGCCGTTATAAAAAACATATATAATACCTCTTTAACAAACGGGAAAAGTTACGATTGGTTAAAGCATTTATCCATTCAAATTGGGAGTCGTTTATCGGGTTCTTTAGGAGCCGAAAGAGCCGTGGCTTACACAAAAGAGGAACTTGAAAAATTAGGCTTAGATAAAGTTTGGTTACAACCCGTTATGGTACCAAGATGGGTTCGTGGCGCCAAGGAATATGCCTATATAGAAACAGCACTGGGAAAAACAAACACGGTAAATATTTGTGCCTTAGGTGGTTCGGTCGCTACGCCAACACTTGGGATAAAAGCAAATGTTGTTGAAGTTAAAAATTTCGAAGAATTAGAAGCACTTGGAAAAACCAACATAGAGGGCAAAGTCGTTTTTTATAATCGCCCGATGCAGGCTAATTTAATTAGTGCCTTCGATGCGTATGGAGGTTGTGTAAATCAGCGTTACCAAGGAGCGGTAGAAGCAGCAAAGTATGGCGCTATTGGCGTAATTGTAAGATCGATGAATTTACGTTTAGACAATTTACCTCATACGGGAAGCATGACTTATGACAATTTACCTGTTGAAAAACGAATACCAGCTGCCGCAATAAGCACAAACGATGCCGAAATATTAAGTACCATGCTGCAACTTGATAAAAACATCAAAATATATTTTAAACAAAATTGCAAGCAATTGGCAGACGTACAATCTTATAACGTTATTGGAGAAATAACAGGAAGCCAATTTCCAAACGAATATATAACAGTTGGAGGCCATTTAGATTCCTGGGATTTAGGCGATGGTTCGCACGACGATGGAGCAGGAGTCGTGCAGTCTATGGATGTGTTGCGGTTGTTGAAGGAAAATGGTATTAAGCCAAAACGCAGTATTCGTGTCGTACTATTTATGAATGAGGAAAATGGACTTCGTGGTGCTAATAAATATGCCGAAGAAGCCAAACAAAAAGGTGAAAACCATGTATTTGCCTTAGAAAGTGATGCAGGAGGGTTTACACCACGGGGGTTTAGTTTTGATTGTAGCGATGCCAATTTTAATCAAGTATTAAGTTGGCAACACTTATTCAAGCCCTATTTAATACATTATTTTGAAAAAGGCGGAAGTGGCGCCGATGTGGGGCCTCTTAAAACGGAAAAAAATGTGTTGGCAGGTTTACGGCCCGATTCGCAACGCTATTTCGATCACCATCATGCTAGTAACGATACCTTTGATGCCGTTAATAAACGCGAATTGGAATTAGGTGCAGCCACCATGGCATCGTTAGTGTATTTGTTTGATAAATATGGCTTGAAATAA